A part of Thermus sp. LT1-2-5 genomic DNA contains:
- a CDS encoding branched-chain amino acid ABC transporter permease: MDATILGFLLLDGLQNGVIYGLLAIAMVLVFAVTRVILVPIGELLMFAPLSLVWLQEGRIPGTLGLAVALGLLWAGVARGRGAWVPLLGALGLSALFFLALAVKPLAYGAAVLLVVYLGVATYRVFFQPLREATVLSLLIMAVGLHVAFQGLGLVFFGPEQFRPEPLLKGEVAVGLSWQGVLVLLFAFLSVLALYAFFRFSLYGKALLAAAESRLGARLSGISPEEAGMVAFGIASLLAGLSGLLLAPLINAAYFMGFMLGLKGFVAAILGGLASYPVAFLGALLVGFFESFTSFFASAYKEALVFLLLVPALFYQSLRARAVEE, translated from the coding sequence ATGGACGCCACCATCCTGGGCTTTCTCCTCCTGGACGGGCTCCAGAACGGGGTCATCTACGGGCTCTTGGCCATCGCCATGGTCCTGGTCTTCGCCGTGACCCGGGTGATCCTCGTGCCCATTGGGGAGCTCCTCATGTTCGCCCCCCTTTCCCTGGTGTGGCTCCAGGAGGGGAGGATCCCGGGGACGCTGGGGCTGGCGGTGGCCCTGGGGCTCCTCTGGGCGGGGGTTGCGCGGGGGCGGGGGGCTTGGGTGCCCCTCCTTGGGGCCTTGGGGCTTTCCGCCCTCTTTTTCCTCGCCCTGGCCGTTAAGCCCCTGGCCTATGGGGCGGCGGTCCTGTTGGTGGTCTATCTGGGGGTGGCCACGTACCGGGTCTTCTTCCAGCCTTTGCGGGAGGCCACGGTGCTTTCCCTCCTCATCATGGCCGTGGGCCTTCACGTGGCCTTTCAGGGCCTGGGCCTGGTGTTCTTCGGTCCGGAGCAGTTCCGCCCCGAGCCCCTCCTTAAGGGGGAGGTGGCGGTGGGCCTTTCCTGGCAGGGGGTTTTGGTCCTCCTCTTCGCCTTTCTGAGCGTTTTGGCCCTCTACGCCTTCTTCCGGTTTTCCCTCTACGGGAAGGCCCTTTTGGCTGCGGCGGAGAGCCGGCTTGGGGCCAGGCTGAGCGGCATCTCCCCGGAGGAGGCGGGGATGGTGGCCTTTGGCATCGCAAGCCTTTTGGCGGGGCTTTCTGGCCTGCTCCTCGCCCCCCTCATCAACGCCGCCTACTTCATGGGCTTCATGTTGGGGCTCAAGGGCTTCGTGGCCGCCATCCTGGGGGGGTTGGCCAGCTACCCGGTGGCCTTTTTGGGGGCGCTTTTGGTGGGCTTTTTTGAGAGCTTCACCAGCTTCTTCGCCAGCGCCTACAAGGAGGCCTTGGTCTTTCTCCTTTTGGTGCCCGCCCTCTTCTACCAAAGCCTTAGGGCGCGGGCGGTGGAGGAGTGA
- a CDS encoding ABC transporter substrate-binding protein, translating into MKRWLAVALALALSAWAQGVLKVGVVVSATGRAASLGIPERNTFLMLQELLDRQGGVAGRKVQFVILDDASDTTQAVRNTRRLVEEDAVAIVGTTTTPASLGMIPVVAEAKVPMISLAASKDIIHPVDAQRFWVFKTPQTEELMARAIVVDMAARGVKTVGYIGFNDAYGEGWARFFEAEAKAKGLQVVASERYNSSDTSVTGQALRIIARRPDAVLIGASGTPAVLPQRTLKERGYGGLIYQTHGVANPDFLRVGGKDVEGTLLPAGPILVAEQLPGTFPSKRVALDYIQRYEAKYGIGSYSTFGAHAWDAWLILRPALERALKRADADKDLAAFRAALRDEIEATRNLVATHGVFTFTKEDHLGLRFEDAAVMVRVEGGRWKLERTFR; encoded by the coding sequence ATGAAGCGTTGGTTAGCGGTAGCCTTGGCCCTGGCCCTTTCCGCTTGGGCCCAGGGGGTCTTGAAGGTGGGGGTGGTGGTCTCGGCCACGGGGCGCGCCGCCTCCTTGGGCATCCCCGAGCGCAACACCTTCCTCATGCTGCAAGAGCTTCTGGACCGCCAGGGGGGCGTGGCGGGGCGGAAGGTGCAGTTCGTCATTCTGGACGACGCCTCGGACACCACCCAGGCGGTGCGGAACACCCGGCGGCTGGTGGAGGAGGACGCCGTGGCCATCGTGGGCACCACCACCACCCCCGCCTCCTTGGGCATGATCCCCGTGGTGGCGGAGGCCAAGGTGCCCATGATCTCCTTAGCCGCCAGCAAGGACATCATCCACCCGGTGGACGCCCAGCGCTTCTGGGTCTTCAAGACCCCCCAGACGGAGGAGCTCATGGCCCGGGCCATCGTGGTGGACATGGCGGCCAGGGGTGTGAAGACCGTGGGGTACATCGGCTTCAACGACGCCTACGGGGAGGGCTGGGCCCGCTTCTTTGAGGCGGAGGCCAAGGCCAAGGGGCTCCAGGTGGTGGCGAGCGAGCGCTACAACAGCAGCGATACCAGCGTCACCGGGCAGGCACTCAGGATCATCGCCCGCCGGCCCGACGCCGTCCTGATCGGGGCGAGCGGCACCCCGGCGGTGCTGCCCCAGCGCACCCTGAAGGAGCGGGGCTACGGGGGCCTCATCTACCAGACCCACGGGGTGGCGAACCCCGACTTCCTGCGGGTGGGGGGCAAGGACGTGGAGGGCACCCTGCTTCCCGCCGGGCCCATCCTGGTGGCGGAGCAGCTTCCCGGCACCTTCCCCTCCAAGCGGGTGGCCCTGGACTACATCCAGCGCTACGAGGCGAAGTACGGTATCGGAAGCTACTCCACCTTTGGCGCCCATGCCTGGGACGCTTGGCTCATCCTGCGCCCCGCCTTGGAGCGGGCCCTGAAGCGGGCCGACGCGGATAAGGACCTGGCCGCCTTCCGCGCCGCCTTGCGGGACGAGATCGAGGCCACGAGGAACCTGGTGGCCACCCACGGGGTCTTCACCTTCACCAAGGAGGACCACCTGGGCCTCCGCTTCGAGGACGCCGCGGTGATGGTCCGGGTGGAGGGAGGCCGCTGGAAGCTGGAGCGCACCTTCCGCTAA